A stretch of Ignavibacteria bacterium DNA encodes these proteins:
- a CDS encoding HEAT repeat domain-containing protein, whose product MEFDPMHALIRPYTRIFLLVSITLASANIASAQRSISSSTLVMLDSALFTIGMRQSDLQMPPDLIDQDRHRLVFHDVLFNEPLRAFDIAQRLTDAAAVRTEASSTELFSNLMQHLDLGTYRRVNYDGQITADETIQRLGNDPTARLNIVSSFVVLRFLSAIVQASDGMHEGRKRLLQQTLVTDHMDSLWRLSREDETSTLWEMSANEQAARDIAVRFYAEAAPKVAEDVFVHGLSLYQQLMFYVAQSEDNLELLRDSVRSFTFKTPLGRVAIGGPDDDTYIGSYAVIIDVGGNDVYRLDDTTKTDALYMPVRCIVDLDGNDMYAGKDFSFASGVGGVGILIDRRGNDVYSAGDFSLGCGLMGAGILHDMQGDDAYLSGSNTQGAGILGIGLLFDDSGHDTYRCHAQAQGFGGTRGAGMISDLSGNDRYIAASPYVDVLRYDSHQVTFTQGAALGSRPIASGGIGVLLDVSGNDLYTSDIYGQGTGYWFGLGALIDRAGDDRYESYQYAQGAGVHFATGILRDNNGDDVYVSHGVSQGCGHDIALGALIDEGGNDAYVCESLSLGAGNANAVSLFIDERGNDAYIATNESNTMGYSDFRRSYGMIGVFLDAGGADHYGERLRNNTVTTRSTYGVFADRESSSTDTNSAANAIIGQEPMRASISLTQSVDSLFIQASAAPLRFQPNVEPARKLLGEMGETALAGLEPHFGTQMPRERLTLESVLPKLYASHRDSTLRVLLRGLASDDGAVVNLCATVAGKVKSVECIQPLIIATLDSSWKRRRLAAFTLGEIGDTSARSALVLLLKDPHPYVVQRAAYTLGRMGVGFDTLRLALEDDEQIVRYAAVEGIVRGPRRSMSSVTTWLRAVNDRYAMVSGLRVLACADTTEEDVKSFVAWYSSVPNWVRDAARRTAPTLPALWREAISPTTTVAAKPTKKSKKKNK is encoded by the coding sequence ATGGAATTCGATCCAATGCATGCTTTGATACGACCGTACACAAGAATATTCCTGTTGGTCAGCATCACGCTGGCTTCTGCGAACATTGCATCAGCTCAGCGTTCGATCTCCTCTTCCACATTGGTCATGCTGGATTCAGCACTGTTTACGATCGGTATGCGGCAGTCAGATCTACAGATGCCCCCTGACCTGATCGATCAAGACCGACATCGTTTAGTGTTTCATGATGTGCTCTTCAACGAACCGCTTCGTGCATTCGATATCGCTCAACGACTTACAGATGCCGCAGCCGTGCGTACCGAGGCCAGTTCAACGGAGCTGTTTTCAAACCTTATGCAGCACCTTGACCTCGGTACGTATCGTCGTGTGAACTACGATGGGCAGATCACCGCCGACGAGACGATCCAACGGCTTGGGAACGACCCCACTGCACGACTCAACATCGTAAGCTCCTTTGTCGTGCTCCGGTTCCTATCTGCCATCGTCCAGGCTTCAGACGGGATGCATGAAGGTCGTAAGCGTCTACTTCAACAGACACTTGTTACCGATCACATGGATTCGCTCTGGCGTCTGTCCCGTGAAGATGAAACGTCAACTCTCTGGGAGATGTCTGCGAACGAACAAGCTGCACGAGATATTGCTGTCCGATTCTATGCAGAGGCGGCTCCGAAGGTTGCCGAAGATGTCTTCGTCCATGGTCTCTCGCTCTATCAGCAATTGATGTTCTACGTGGCTCAAAGTGAGGATAATCTTGAGCTCCTGCGTGACAGTGTTCGATCGTTCACGTTCAAGACCCCACTCGGCAGAGTTGCCATCGGAGGTCCGGATGACGACACCTACATTGGTTCCTATGCCGTGATCATTGACGTGGGCGGCAATGACGTGTATCGCCTTGATGACACAACGAAAACCGATGCTCTGTATATGCCAGTACGCTGCATCGTAGACCTTGATGGGAACGACATGTATGCCGGAAAGGACTTTTCCTTTGCTTCTGGTGTAGGGGGCGTTGGGATCCTCATCGACCGTAGAGGAAATGACGTGTACTCTGCGGGCGACTTCTCTCTTGGTTGTGGTTTGATGGGCGCTGGGATCCTCCACGATATGCAGGGTGACGACGCCTACCTCTCGGGATCGAATACGCAGGGCGCCGGGATCCTTGGCATCGGTCTCCTTTTTGATGATAGCGGTCACGACACCTATCGCTGTCACGCCCAAGCACAAGGATTTGGCGGAACACGCGGAGCTGGCATGATCAGTGACCTCTCCGGAAACGATCGATATATCGCTGCGAGTCCGTATGTGGATGTGCTGCGGTATGACTCCCATCAGGTAACATTCACGCAAGGGGCAGCGCTTGGCTCACGTCCAATCGCCTCCGGCGGGATCGGTGTCCTCTTGGATGTCTCCGGCAATGACCTGTACACGTCTGACATCTACGGTCAGGGCACCGGCTATTGGTTCGGACTTGGCGCTCTTATCGACCGCGCAGGAGACGACCGGTACGAATCCTATCAATACGCTCAAGGAGCAGGTGTTCACTTTGCCACGGGCATTCTTCGTGATAACAATGGCGACGACGTCTATGTCTCGCACGGTGTATCACAGGGTTGTGGTCACGACATAGCTCTTGGAGCCCTGATCGATGAAGGCGGCAACGACGCCTATGTCTGTGAGAGTCTTTCCTTGGGCGCCGGAAACGCCAATGCAGTGTCCTTGTTCATCGATGAACGCGGTAATGACGCCTACATCGCAACGAACGAATCGAACACGATGGGATACTCTGATTTCAGACGTTCCTACGGGATGATCGGAGTGTTTCTCGATGCCGGCGGTGCGGATCACTACGGCGAACGACTGCGAAACAATACGGTTACGACCAGATCAACGTATGGTGTGTTTGCAGACCGAGAGAGTTCATCAACGGACACGAACTCTGCTGCAAATGCTATCATCGGTCAAGAGCCAATGCGTGCGTCAATTTCACTTACCCAGTCCGTGGATAGTCTCTTCATTCAGGCTTCAGCCGCTCCGTTGAGATTCCAACCCAATGTAGAACCTGCAAGGAAACTCCTTGGAGAGATGGGCGAGACCGCCTTGGCTGGACTCGAGCCTCATTTTGGTACGCAGATGCCGCGAGAGCGGTTGACGCTGGAGAGCGTCCTCCCGAAGCTCTATGCGTCACATCGCGATTCCACACTGCGGGTGTTGCTGCGCGGACTTGCCTCGGATGATGGTGCGGTGGTGAACCTTTGCGCCACAGTGGCCGGCAAGGTTAAGTCTGTTGAGTGTATTCAACCACTCATCATCGCAACGCTCGATTCGTCGTGGAAACGCAGACGTCTCGCGGCATTCACCTTGGGTGAGATCGGCGATACCTCCGCTCGTTCTGCCTTGGTCCTGCTCTTGAAGGATCCCCATCCATATGTGGTTCAACGTGCAGCCTATACTCTTGGGCGCATGGGGGTCGGCTTTGACACCCTACGGCTTGCGTTGGAAGATGATGAGCAGATCGTTCGATATGCTGCTGTTGAAGGGATCGTTCGTGGACCACGGAGATCCATGTCCTCTGTCACAACTTGGCTGCGTGCCGTGAACGATCGGTATGCAATGGTCTCGGGCTTGCGTGTACTC
- a CDS encoding tetratricopeptide repeat protein, translating into MKFTLLFVVLLCTCVLLLPAQTATQQSAMRAAASRGDWPTVERLATQSLKADKKDRVASLLLTLSQLRQGKDKEALASAHRTIAIDSSLMQAWLMASECEAQLKHPKESISLLQAAHNRFPDSLQPTWALGMAYARSGQCADAIMPLEETMFRRPELIGVMQQLAHCYFATGQINESTQLYERIVDRDPQNTSYRLLYGESLLARGDLEMATQQYREAITLDPKKTDAYLALTSALRAQKKAEEALLVSRQLTKIDPTEAMGWFNVGLLSLELKQPDSSVRAFKQAIALRPNYSEAFFNLALAYEEKGFREDAIQAFKRCATISPALAPDAYNTLAIIYRKEGLFADAIAAHGQAISLRDTSSIFHAARINTYFEAERCPEATTLLKTEVERFPESAELLYACARCLLRNGERASVEAIVSKLDVLSPALADQLRLMKN; encoded by the coding sequence ATGAAGTTCACGCTTCTTTTCGTCGTACTTCTTTGCACGTGCGTTCTGCTCTTGCCTGCACAGACTGCCACTCAACAATCTGCGATGCGGGCCGCTGCATCAAGGGGTGACTGGCCCACGGTTGAACGTCTTGCAACTCAGTCGTTAAAGGCAGACAAGAAGGATCGCGTTGCGTCCTTGCTGCTGACGCTTTCTCAACTCAGGCAAGGCAAGGACAAGGAAGCATTGGCAAGCGCGCACCGCACCATCGCCATCGACTCATCGCTCATGCAGGCGTGGCTGATGGCTTCTGAATGTGAAGCACAGCTTAAGCATCCAAAGGAGTCCATCTCTCTGCTGCAGGCTGCTCACAATCGATTCCCTGATTCGCTACAGCCTACGTGGGCCCTTGGAATGGCATATGCTCGATCCGGACAATGTGCAGACGCCATTATGCCCCTTGAAGAGACAATGTTCAGACGTCCAGAGCTCATTGGCGTGATGCAACAACTTGCTCACTGCTACTTTGCTACAGGGCAGATCAATGAGTCCACCCAGCTCTATGAACGGATCGTGGACCGAGATCCGCAGAACACGTCGTATCGCCTCTTATACGGTGAATCACTTCTCGCCCGCGGAGATCTAGAAATGGCTACTCAGCAGTATCGCGAAGCGATCACTCTAGATCCAAAGAAGACCGACGCCTATCTAGCGCTAACTAGTGCGTTACGAGCGCAGAAAAAGGCCGAAGAGGCATTGCTCGTCTCACGTCAGCTCACGAAGATCGATCCGACCGAGGCCATGGGGTGGTTCAACGTTGGACTTCTCAGTCTCGAGTTAAAACAGCCGGACAGCTCCGTGCGAGCATTCAAGCAAGCGATCGCTCTCCGTCCGAATTACAGTGAAGCATTCTTCAACCTTGCACTTGCCTATGAAGAAAAGGGATTTCGAGAAGATGCCATTCAAGCCTTCAAACGATGTGCAACCATTAGTCCAGCCCTAGCCCCGGATGCATACAACACACTGGCGATCATCTACCGGAAAGAAGGGCTTTTTGCAGACGCGATCGCTGCACACGGTCAAGCTATATCCTTGCGCGACACATCTTCGATCTTCCATGCCGCTCGGATCAATACCTATTTCGAAGCTGAACGTTGCCCTGAAGCCACAACATTGCTGAAGACGGAAGTAGAGCGTTTCCCGGAGTCGGCTGAACTCCTGTATGCATGTGCACGGTGTTTGCTGCGAAATGGCGAACGGGCTTCTGTTGAGGCGATCGTTTCGAAACTCGATGTTCTCTCCCCTGCCTTGGCTGATCAACTTCGCTTGATGAAGAATTAA
- a CDS encoding purine-nucleoside phosphorylase, with the protein MVSSLVMFIDDQDPRHAVREGASRLRELWSKPIHAAVVAGSGFSTFTEAGTIIDRIPYSQLTGLPNSAVNGHGSEIVLLSTLAGTIMVFTGRAHAYEGYSPSVCASHVAVALECGIKNILLTNACGGVHPLLKTGDIVIPNSTLNLTHRSILPPLNGPEVASAAYLDLGISTIDHCWSKGLPVRSGVYAQVLGPSYETRAEIRMLRRIGADAVGMSTAMEAQWASRMGAHVGIISLVTNTLTDANHRMVTHGEVVHAAEMSHQFVAQVVLAAVETARSTLGAP; encoded by the coding sequence GTGGTATCTTCCCTCGTGATGTTCATCGATGATCAAGACCCAAGACATGCCGTCAGGGAGGGGGCTTCCCGGCTCCGTGAGCTGTGGAGTAAGCCTATCCACGCTGCCGTAGTGGCCGGTTCTGGATTTTCGACGTTTACGGAAGCCGGTACGATCATTGACCGAATACCCTATTCACAGCTGACCGGACTTCCGAACAGCGCTGTGAACGGCCATGGCTCCGAGATCGTCCTCCTCTCTACGTTGGCAGGCACCATTATGGTGTTTACTGGTAGAGCCCATGCCTATGAGGGCTACAGTCCATCAGTCTGCGCCTCGCATGTAGCAGTTGCTCTTGAATGTGGAATCAAGAACATCCTCCTCACGAATGCATGTGGTGGAGTGCATCCACTGCTGAAAACGGGCGATATCGTGATCCCTAACAGTACCCTGAACCTCACACATCGGTCGATCCTTCCTCCGTTGAACGGACCGGAGGTGGCGTCAGCGGCCTACCTAGATCTCGGAATCTCAACCATCGATCACTGTTGGTCAAAGGGGCTCCCTGTTCGTAGTGGCGTCTATGCGCAGGTTCTTGGACCGTCCTATGAGACGCGTGCCGAGATCAGAATGCTGCGACGCATCGGTGCTGATGCCGTAGGTATGTCCACCGCTATGGAAGCACAATGGGCTTCCAGAATGGGCGCACACGTAGGGATCATCTCCCTCGTCACCAATACGCTGACCGACGCTAATCACCGAATGGTAACACACGGAGAGGTGGTTCACGCTGCTGAAATGTCGCACCAATTTGTTGCTCAGGTAGTGCTTGCAGCCGTTGAGACTGCCCGCAGTACCCTTGGAGCCCCTTGA
- the ribD gene encoding bifunctional diaminohydroxyphosphoribosylaminopyrimidine deaminase/5-amino-6-(5-phosphoribosylamino)uracil reductase RibD has translation MATTVNHEEWMQLALDEAHRGSGWVSPNPRVGCVIVRDNELVAKGHHQRFGDVHAEVDALRAFSGDASTATMYVTLEPCAHDGKQPACTNAIIASGIKRVVVGTVDPNPLVSGRGIQILEEHGIDVIRGVRENECQWMNRWFSHHITSGTSYVTLKAATSIDLGASVQQGHGRWISSEESRVVTHVLRSEYDAVMVGIGTVLADDPLLNVRLSEGRDPLRIVVDPNCETPPTSKLAATAKEIRSVIFCGHHSVESEQAMILRGLGFEIIGTAGTTSHLDVATIIRTTGTMGIASILLEGGPTLAASFLNAGCVRELILHIAPAFLGVENTWFKHITPMDITLRSCTSVGPDVHIVYTVTRS, from the coding sequence ATGGCCACCACGGTGAACCACGAAGAATGGATGCAGCTGGCACTTGATGAAGCACACAGAGGCAGCGGTTGGGTAAGCCCTAATCCTCGCGTCGGTTGTGTGATCGTGCGGGATAATGAGTTGGTTGCAAAGGGGCATCATCAACGTTTTGGAGATGTCCATGCAGAGGTAGATGCGCTTCGCGCATTCTCCGGGGATGCCTCAACGGCAACGATGTACGTCACGTTGGAGCCCTGTGCCCATGACGGAAAACAACCCGCCTGTACAAATGCCATCATTGCCTCCGGAATCAAGCGCGTTGTTGTTGGGACAGTAGATCCCAATCCTCTCGTCTCGGGCCGGGGAATTCAGATTCTTGAGGAACATGGTATCGATGTGATCCGCGGCGTTCGTGAAAACGAATGCCAATGGATGAACAGATGGTTCTCTCATCACATCACGAGCGGGACGAGCTACGTAACGCTCAAAGCGGCCACATCGATCGATCTCGGGGCTTCAGTCCAGCAGGGACATGGTCGATGGATTTCATCCGAGGAAAGCAGGGTCGTGACCCATGTGCTGCGAAGTGAGTACGATGCTGTAATGGTTGGGATCGGGACCGTGCTTGCCGACGATCCCCTCTTGAATGTCCGTCTGTCTGAAGGCAGAGATCCACTTCGCATCGTCGTTGATCCCAATTGTGAAACGCCCCCTACATCAAAACTGGCTGCTACGGCCAAAGAGATCAGAAGCGTCATCTTCTGTGGGCACCATAGTGTCGAGAGTGAGCAAGCAATGATTCTTCGCGGACTTGGCTTCGAGATCATTGGAACAGCAGGAACAACATCGCATCTGGATGTAGCAACGATCATTCGAACCACAGGGACCATGGGTATCGCATCTATTCTTCTCGAGGGCGGTCCAACTCTAGCAGCGTCATTTCTCAATGCAGGTTGCGTGCGTGAACTCATCCTTCACATAGCTCCCGCGTTTCTCGGAGTTGAGAACACCTGGTTCAAGCATATCACACCAATGGACATCACGTTACGTTCATGCACATCGGTCGGACCTGACGTACACATCGTATACACGGTCACCAGATCATGA